The genomic segment TCAGAAAAATCTTCTGCTTCATGTTGTATGGATCTCTGGACCACTGCTTCAGAAAATCCCATTGTAATTGGCGACGatgaaaattcgcccattccaCGGCCTCGGCTGCTGCTATGCACTTGCCTATTACACTGAGGCACTCCTTCGCCGAACAGACTTCTTTCCGTCTGAGTACCTGTACTGATTTTCTGACATCTTGTGCCCTCTTCTTTGTCAGAAAAACTCATCTGGATTGAGTCTATTAGCACTCCCAAATACTGAAGATGCTGCACTGGTGTTAAATGCGACTTGCTGAAGTTTACTTTCCATCCGTGGCGTTGCAGGAAGTTTAGAACGTAATTTCTTTGGTGAATTAACAATTGATGCTCTCTGGATTTGATCAGGATATCGTCTAAATACGCATACACCTGTATGCCTCTTTCCCTTAGAACTGCTATCAGAGTGATTAGGACCTTTGTAAATGTTCTCGGTGAGGTGTCTAGACCAAACGGTATGGCTTGATACTGGAAATGCTTTCCGAGAACAACAAACCGAAGAAACTTTGGATGGGAACTGGCCACAGGAATATGCAGATAGGCGTCCTTTATGTCGATGGAGATCAACCAATCTCCCTGATCTATTTCCTGCAAAACACTTCTcaaagattccatcttgaaccttcTGACTCGTAGAGACCTGTTTAGCACCCTTAGATCTAAAATTGCTCTGTAttctcctgtttttttctttattaaaaacaagGGGGAATAAACTCCTAACCCTCTTTGGGATTTTGGGACTGGTCTTATTACCTCTTGTTTCCATAAATCCATCAGGATCTTTGAAAGAGCTTGTCTTGCTCTCGGCTCTCCCGGAATCCTGGATtgcaaaaataaacttttcaaaTGTCTGCGTTTGAATTCCAATTTGTAACCTACAGAAATTATCTGAAGTACCCATCTGTCTCGGATGGTTGTCTCCCATTCCTTGTAAAATTTCCCAAGTCTTCCTCCTACTGGATCTTGGGATAGACTTCTGGCGTCATGCATACCTTCCTCTGCCAAATCTGGTCTGCCTCTTGGACCCACGAAAAAGATTTGATTGCCCCGATCTCCAAGCCTGATAGTTTGCGTAGGGCCTGCCAGGTCTGTAAAACCTAGCCTCTTTATAATTAGTTCTCTCGATCCTTGTATTCTGAAATGGGTTTCTTTTACCCCTTCTATCTTGTGGTAAAAAGGGACTCTTACCTGCTGTCACCTTAGAAATAATTTTCTCCAAACTGGAACCGAACAATAATTCACCTTCAAATGGCAGCCCACAAAGATTGTGCTTTGAAGCAGCATCCGCCTGCCATTGACGCAGCCATAAGGCCCTTCTAGTTGAAACAGAGAGTGCCATTGATTTTGCTGCCAACCTTAGGTTTTCAGTTGCTGCTTCCATGATAAAGTCTGAAGCCCACTTTATCTCAGTAAGCGCATCCTTAATCCTGGATCTACTGACGTTTTGAGACAAAGCATCTTCAATATTCTTCAACCAGATCCTTGACGCTTTTGCAAGGCAAATATTAGCAATGGCCGGCCTACATGCTGCACCAGCTACTAAATAGGCTTTCCTCAATGTGCTCTCCTGCCGTTTCTCCATTACGTCACGGAATGACACGCCATCATCCACCGGTAGCGTAGTTCTGCGAGCGATTCTTGTTATAGGAGCATCCACCTTAGGAGGTGTGACCCACTTATTAATAACCTCTTCCTGAAaaggatacattttattaaatcgtTTGGagatgaaacattttttatctggtgtcttccactctttttctaattccgatttaaatatattatgcataggGAAGTATGGTTGCTTCTTGTAAGAACGGCTAGCCAGTCTATCCCTCTTGGAGGTATCCTCTTGTGGATCATCCAGCTCCAAAGCTtttaacatggcttctaaaagaGGTGACACAATTTCCAAATCAAAGTTTGATTGGCTGGAAGACTCATCCTCTTCCTCAGTCTCATCTAATTCACCTTCTGAAATTTGCACCGTCTGATCCAAATCAGAATCCGCTGATGAGATGCCAGCTTCCTCCTGAACCCTTGGCTTTTTTAAAAGCTTATCAGTAGCTCTAGATAAAGCTACCTCAATAGAATTAGACACTGATTGGGACATCTTATTCATAAATTCTTCAAATTGATTAGTCATATTTCCTGAGTCAAGCGAAATACATTCCTGACAGAGTCTTCTTCCCTGCAATGCAGGATTATCACAAGATCTGCAGATCTTAGACTTCCTAGTTGCTCTTTCAACTTCCTGATCCCCAGAATGCctacaaaatatacaatagaTTTGATAAGTTGTACTGGAAAATTAAACATCCATCCTGCTCTCTGTTATCGTTGGACTCACCCCTCCATATTTTAACGACCTTTGCCTCCTTAGTTAAGCCCGATATTGCCAGACTAATGCTCAGAAATAGCTCACAAACTGACAGGTTGATTCTGAATGCTGAAAAGGATACATCGTTTCAATATAGGCATCAATGTAACAACAATCTCCTTGTGCAAGAGTATCGCTTACCAGGAAACACACAGATTGCAAGTTACTGCGCGGATGGCCTCAGATTGTAACAGGAACGCTACAAGTTTGCCGGTCTGAAAAAAATTCCTCATGCGTCTGACGTCATCACGTTGTATGCGCATCACCATGGCAACACGTCCTGTATAGCTTGCGCCTTCTCCAATAGCTATGGCGCTCGGCAGAAAATAATTTCCAATACTGCCATAGCCCCTGGTCGCACCTGACAGCAGGAGGGGCCCCTGGGCAGCGGTTAGAATCAGCGCTAGTCCCAGGGCTTCAACCAAGGAGAGAGAGCTTGAGACCTGGTTGGAACAATCTATGGGGTGAGCCTGAATCCTTGACGCGGGACAGAAAAAGAACTGAAGGTGAAAGGGGAGGAGGGAGCTTTTAATTGCTATGCTAATTAGTTTTTCTGTCCAATCCTGCGGGGGCAGGGATACATACAAGTGACCCACTGCCATGAGTTAGTGAACAggaaagtgctagtgcaaataaatagtgTGAAATCAATCAGCCACAAAGActgatgataaaaaataattgattactGCTAAATCAAAAGGGTATATTAACCCACCAATAGATTCAAATACCACCCCTTAATcaataaattcattcattcattaattaattagtaaGGGGCAATTATTCAAATAGAATTAGTAAATTAATATTGCAATTAAGTTCCaccagtaaagtgcagtgcaataaataggctaaaaaatgagacttggttAATTAATTAACTAGTTAAAAAGGAGTAATTAAAAATTGACCAAAAATTCCATATGGGTTAAAAAGTCATCCGTTCACAATCCATAGATAGAGTTCatagaaaattgaaaatatagagggtggagttgtcccaaaatctaactgcctatttttgtttttaaggcctgggacaccacaaagtaaaggcaggacagggtaaccggagctgtggccttgtaactTAACTTGCCCTATCaattaaaagaggctaaatagccctaaaaagccacaaactcacggccccttATAACagaaggaagatggaagaggtggTAAGACAAGAGGATTAGACCAGAATTCCAGCCCACATCAAATATATTGTAaccagttttttttccttaaggGAAATATTTCTTCCGAATATTATCTTAGGAGACCAATTTTCAAAAGAacgcacagaacattccttctctgggaactgccatattgtttcccttagacacaGTACACATTGGGGTTCCCTATACACATGACTCATTATGTACCTTCCTGAGGGGGAATCTGACAGAGAAACCAGTATTCACATAAAAGAGGAGAGGGCTGCTCAAAGGTGGGGGGCTGGTGGAAAAGCAGAGAGGATAGTGGGAGGAAAAGGCAATCAAGCGAAAGCAGCAGGGACAGTCCTTCCATACCGAAACCAGAGGAGAGTGAGAGTCACAGGCGGCAACACAAGAGAGgtatccaggggcggcaaaaagccgctccttgtacctttaagagccgaatttccagtttttaaaccagaaattcggcatTACTATTGTgaaagagcacaattgcgcttGTCTCAATAGTGGTCCTGccagcgagggggggcggcattgaaggAACCGCCTCAGGCGGTGCATTAATTAGAATCTGCGCTGGAGAGGCATTATGATCCTTCTGCTATGGCATCATCATACCCTCACCAGCTGCACTATGGGGGGCATGCCCCGGCAATATCTACATCCAAGGGCTATGGTAAGCAATGTCTCGCAGGCTAATTGCCAACTCTTTAAGGGCTACCATCCTTACTCACGGTAAAGGCTTAGGGACAGTCCatttactggaaaataaaaagcttaaataacAGCGTTCTAACCCTGCCTGCATATCTGGGCAGGCTCACTTACGGTCAGTTCTCTCAGTGCAcacggggaggggggagaggggctGTGCCCCCCCTCTAGCAACTGTGTAGCCTCAAGCAACTGATTAGTCCAACCTATTATGTTAATGACTGAAAGGGAAACTGTTCAGCTTGCTAGATAGGCTAATGTGAGCCTTTTACAGTATGCACTGCttttagcacttaaaggggaagtaaaccccttattaaaaaaccctactcccctaccctacataggcccATCTACATCCCCGccaacctagctgctaccctgggcaaatgcccctaagttttcttcttcttcggtcttcattgggtcttcttctggcacttcggcaatttccgtgactttcggcacatgcacagctgacaaaaacccgaagactgctccaactgcgcatgcgccgatacggaacTTGCTTCCCGATgaataccgaagagaagaagatggctgccatgaactccgatgctgtgaatctgcactaaggggtaagtaaaaagttaggggcatttgccctggggtagcagctaggctggggggggacgAGGgacgggggtctatgtagggtagggtcgGCCCCAGGGATGCATGTGCCTCTGAGGAGTTCGTAGCCTGGTCTTGGTTATGGAGCACTTCGATTTCCAGAACTGCAACTTGGAGATCCTGTACAGCAAACCCAAAGCTACAGAACTCAGATAGAGCAGAACCGGGAACCTCCTCTTTACTATACAGACGTTGATGTTATATGGTTGGAGAGCTGAGGTAAAGATGCCCCACTTACCATCCCCGGTGCTGTGTTCCTGAAGCATCGAACAGTAACCCAGCCAATTTCAGACATTCCCGGGGTCCCCATATCCCACCCCACTTTGCCAGAATGAGCACCCCATCACAGGAGGGTGAGTGTCTGTACCCCCAAGGACAATACCCCATGGGGTACATGCCCCAGATGAGACCTGGCCTCCCAGATGGTAGGATTATCCCTCCGGAAACTTTCTCTTTCCCATTTAAATTTGAGCAGCCATCCTCCAAGGCCCCGACACTTTGCACTGCCTATGGACCCTCGCATGGTGAGACCACCAGACTCAGTGTACAATGGGAGGATACGTTTGGCTCCATGATGGACAGTCTGGAGATGGTAGCCATGCAGAGACTTTCATCCCTTGCTGGTCCTCCAAGCTCTGCTTACCCTCACCTCTAGGGCCCACACCCTATCCACCTCCTGGGGCACCTGGAACAACAAATGGGGGAAGACATTTACCAACCCCTTGCCTTGGATAGAACGCATATAGCTGTTCCAGGAGAGAAAGGTAGGTATTACTTGTGCCTGGCCCATTCTCTATTCATATCTACTTTCAATTAGAGCAATAGAGCTAGAtcaacttgcagccaatcagagcccggAGATTATAATTCTGGCAAATATAACCTATTAGAGTTGCTaatcattatatttgtgttttatttgcagcttTGTCACCAGGGGAATCCCAAACTCAAGGCTCCTCCCATGCAAACCCTTCcgctgagagctgtgaagatatggaattctctccctgaatcagttgtacaggctgatacattagatagcttttaagaaggggttggatggctttttagcaagtaagggaatacacagttatggaaaatagctcatagtccaagttgatccagggactagtctaattgccattttggagtcaggaaggaatttttccccctctaaggcaaattggagaggcttcagatgggttttttttgccttcctctggatcaactggcagataggtagttaataaaaaaattaaaaaaaaggttgaactcgatgggcatgtgtcttttttcaaccttacttactatgttactatgatgaaTGGGGATGTCTGTGGGGATGGGGATTCTCCTGTGCCCCAAGCCCCCTCCAAGCCAAGGAAATCCAGCCAGTGGCACCTTCAGAGATCACGAAAAGCCATGAGGTCTCACAGATGGCACCCAGGATGTTCCTACTGCAGCCAGCCTGGCACCCCACCAGGGCCCAAATAATGCTATGAACGACAGTGAGTGAATATTTCAAAagctatgcaaaaataaataatgacaaccaattgaaaagttggcttaGAATtaggtattctataacatacttaaaggtgacccaccctttTGCAGGGACACTGTATCCTTTAGACATTGTTAGTATCTATAATAATCTGCTTGTCTGTTGTGAGCTCTGAGATGTAGGCATTTTTACCACAAACTAGAGGGCGCCTCTACTCCATtataatgctggtgttttttaccAAATCTGGATCATACAAACCCTTGATCTTTTCATTTCCCAGGGTATTTGGGCCCCTTCTGAACAATAAATAGGGGAGGGGCTTATAGTATTAATATTGGGCTCCGCTGAAactgaatgttttcttttgtaatcCCTCTCTTTATCCTTTGTGGTTACCtaatggaaatacaggtatgggacctgttatccagaatgctcgggacctggggttttattggataacggatctttattaTATCTCTATTGCAGGTATAGCAGAGATATCCAGTGTGCAGCCCTGTAGCTGTGtgcctggggatgctgggagtggtagtCAAACAACAGTTGGAGAGACGCTGCCTGGAAAATATCCCCTATCAGATCCACTAAATCAGATATTTAGTGTAGGTGAAACTTTAAGGGTAACTTCGctatatatgatttgttttgtCAGTGATGGGTATAGGGGCACGGTGTTTTGCCTGTGGTATATTTCGAGGGCACTGTGTGGGTGCTAGgattaattttgtttgttttttccatccTGGGCTTTCTTACCCATGTCAAGCTTTAGGATGGGCCTTTCACCTTAATAGATAACATGAGCTTGTCCTGTGACTTTCGTGGTACAATCATGCTTGATGCCCAGAGCTCTGGGGGTGGCACAGAAAGAAGAAAGAGGTGAACATCACCCCTTCTATTATATTGCATAGAAACCCTGAAAAGATATTGACCCTGTGTCTATCAGCCCCATCACTTAATTATTAACCAATGAAATTGCATATCATTACCCATTCTAACAAACCCCCTGCACAAATATTGACCCCGTGTATTTCAGCCCCATGATGTTCATgttaaccaatgaattcccagagcagtaccttattctaaaaaaaacctgcatagATATAAAACCATACAGATCTTTAAGACTCTATCAATACCACTGCTGAGTTATATCCCACCCTGCCCTGCACCTGCACATTTCAGCAGCCCCTCCGCAGTATTAAATCACACTATTGGTCCGTTACCTTGATCAGATGAGGCACAGGAGCACCTTCCCTCCCTCAATATTTGCCATAGagattcaagaaaaacacagagacatatttatggggaaaccAGTTCGTGGGAACAggatttattcaaattaaaagtcAATTGGGTTCGGGCATCCTTAACAGCtgatgatccagaagaaggcaaaaaccatAGAGTGCTTCGGCAATCTGCACtaaagggaaaaattccttcctgactccaaatggcaatcggtattgctccctggatcatggctttatatgtatgtttgagaGGGAGGGTgcatgtatgtgcatgtgtgaGTGCTTATGTGAGTACTAATGTGGGTGCATGATAAGCGGGTAGGGGTTGGTGCAAGGGTAAGGGTGGGTGAGAGTGAGGGCAAGGGGTGGGGGTAAGAAGAGGGTGggtgaaagcaagggtaaggggtggggggtgaGAAGAGGGAGTTCAAGCGAGGGTGGGGGGTGAGAAGAGGGAGTTcaagcgagggtaaggggtgggggtaagAGGAGGGggtgaaagtgagggtaaggggtggggg from the Xenopus laevis strain J_2021 chromosome 9_10L, Xenopus_laevis_v10.1, whole genome shotgun sequence genome contains:
- the LOC121397903 gene encoding uncharacterized protein LOC121397903 isoform X2 — its product is MHDARSLSQDPVGGRLGKFYKEWETTIRDRWVLQIISVGYKLEFKRRHLKSLFLQSRIPGEPRARQALSKILMDLWKQEVIRPVPKSQRGLGVYSPLFLIKKKTGEYRAILDLRVLNRSLRVRRFKMESLRSVLQEIDQGDWLISIDIKDAYLHIPVASSHPKFLRFVVLGKHFQYQAIPFGLDTSPRTFTKVLITLIAVLRERGIQVYAYLDDILIKSREHQLLIHQRNYVLNFLQRHGWKVNFSKSHLTPVQHLQYLGVLIDSIQMSFSDKEEGTRCQKISTGTQTERSLFGEGVPQCNRQVHSSSRGRGMGEFSSSPITMGFSEAVVQRSIQHEAEDFSEVEDQGEFEVVVPLSQSSEGEAHPITTMADSYYRCQQSRLGRSYQQSAAPGLVVRGDEAMVFESEGITSSLGSSSRLSTENKRVVGECSFRQYHSGELSEETRGNQIKVPDEVNRENFSMGRGEFVPLDSNIHPRTNEYRSRLPQQIQDPSGGVVAGFPHILEKRDGGQWK
- the LOC121397903 gene encoding lamina-associated polypeptide 2-like isoform X3, producing the protein MEGHSGDQEVERATRKSKICRSCDNPALQGRRLCQECISLDSGNMTNQFEEFMNKMSQSVSNSIEVALSRATDKLLKKPRVQEEAGISSADSDLDQTVQISEGELDETEEEDESSSQSNFDLEIVSPLLEAMLKALELDDPQEDTSKRDRLASRSYKKQPYFPMHNIFKSELEKEWKTPDKKCFISKRFNKMYPFQEEVINKWVTPPKVDAPITRIARRTTLPVDDGVSFRDVMEKRQESTLRKAYLVAGAACRPAIANICLAKASRIWLKNIEDALSQNVSRSRIKDALTEIKWASDFIMEAATENLRLAAKSMALSVSTRRALWLRQWQADAASKHNLCGLPFEGELLFGSSLEKIISKVTAGKSPFLPQDRRGKRNPFQNTRIERTNYKEARFYRPGRPYANYQAWRSGQSNLFRGSKRQTRFGRGRYA
- the LOC121397903 gene encoding lamina-associated polypeptide 2-like isoform X1; this translates as MAVGHLYVSLPPQDWTEKLISIAIKSSLLPFHLQFFFCPASRIQAHPIDCSNQVSSSLSLVEALGLALILTAAQGPLLLSGATRGYGSIGNYFLPSAIAIGEGASYTGRVAMVMRIQRDDVRRMRNFFQTGKLVAFLLQSEAIRAVTCNLCVSWHSGDQEVERATRKSKICRSCDNPALQGRRLCQECISLDSGNMTNQFEEFMNKMSQSVSNSIEVALSRATDKLLKKPRVQEEAGISSADSDLDQTVQISEGELDETEEEDESSSQSNFDLEIVSPLLEAMLKALELDDPQEDTSKRDRLASRSYKKQPYFPMHNIFKSELEKEWKTPDKKCFISKRFNKMYPFQEEVINKWVTPPKVDAPITRIARRTTLPVDDGVSFRDVMEKRQESTLRKAYLVAGAACRPAIANICLAKASRIWLKNIEDALSQNVSRSRIKDALTEIKWASDFIMEAATENLRLAAKSMALSVSTRRALWLRQWQADAASKHNLCGLPFEGELLFGSSLEKIISKVTAGKSPFLPQDRRGKRNPFQNTRIERTNYKEARFYRPGRPYANYQAWRSGQSNLFRGSKRQTRFGRGRYA